A genomic window from Streptomyces sp. NBC_01429 includes:
- a CDS encoding IclR family transcriptional regulator encodes MGRLVPAVTRALDILELFLEGDGTLSAPDVIRRLQLPRTTVHELLTTLAARSYLAAVPGQPGRYRLGVRSYQLGSRYAEQLDLAAEGRAVAREIAETCDETVHVAILEDTDVIYIAKVDSTHAVRMVSAAGRRLPAHCTSVGKMLLASLPQDDLDLRMADHEFVAMTPASLTEPEALRAELTGIRERGFAVEHRESNPDVSCVAAPVRDRVGRVVAALSISVPMIRWSDEREVELAQLAVKGAGALSARLGHRGRH; translated from the coding sequence GTGGGTCGCCTGGTCCCCGCGGTGACGCGGGCCCTGGACATACTCGAACTCTTCCTGGAGGGCGACGGCACGCTCTCCGCGCCCGACGTCATCCGCAGACTCCAGCTGCCGCGCACCACCGTGCACGAACTGCTCACCACGCTCGCGGCCCGTTCCTATCTGGCCGCCGTCCCCGGCCAGCCCGGCCGCTACCGGCTCGGGGTGCGCTCCTACCAGCTCGGCAGCCGCTACGCCGAGCAGCTCGACCTCGCCGCCGAGGGCCGGGCGGTCGCCCGCGAGATCGCCGAGACCTGCGACGAGACCGTCCATGTCGCCATTCTGGAGGACACCGACGTCATCTACATCGCGAAGGTGGACTCCACCCACGCGGTCCGGATGGTCTCCGCCGCCGGGCGCCGGCTGCCCGCCCACTGCACCTCGGTCGGCAAGATGCTGCTCGCCTCGCTGCCCCAGGACGACCTCGATCTCCGTATGGCCGACCACGAGTTCGTCGCGATGACGCCCGCCAGCCTGACCGAACCCGAAGCGCTGCGCGCGGAGCTGACCGGCATCAGGGAGCGCGGCTTCGCAGTCGAGCACCGCGAGTCCAACCCCGATGTGAGCTGCGTGGCCGCGCCGGTACGCGACCGGGTCGGCCGGGTGGTCGCCGCCCTGTCCATCTCCGTACCGATGATTCGCTGGAGCGACGAGCGCGAAGTAGAACTCGCCCAG
- a CDS encoding mandelate racemase/muconate lactonizing enzyme family protein, with amino-acid sequence MRITGISTHVVGTPWRNLTYVLVHTDDGLTGVGETRMLGRTDALIGYLREAEANHIKGSDPFSVEDLVRRMKYGDYGRAGEIVMSGIAVVEMACWDIKGKALGVPVWQLLGGKVTDRVKAYANGWYTTERTPDAYHKAAQAVVARGYRALKIDPFGTGHFELDRAASNDAVALIEAVRDAIGPEAELMLEMHGRFSPSTAIRLAREMAPYAPAWLEEPVPPENLKALAKVAERVDLPVATGERIHDRIEFRELFESQAADIIQPDVGHIGGILETRKLAATAETHYTLIAPHNVGGSVLTAASLQVAACTPNFKILEHFNDFADAEIKKVVKGAPQVDPETGCFEISHAPGLGVEFDVDAAAEFPQQRARFDLWAEGWEKRDPKAGR; translated from the coding sequence TTGCGCATTACGGGAATCAGCACGCATGTCGTCGGTACGCCGTGGCGTAACCTCACCTACGTCCTGGTCCATACCGACGATGGTCTCACCGGAGTCGGCGAGACGCGGATGCTCGGCAGAACAGACGCGCTCATCGGCTATCTGCGGGAGGCCGAGGCCAACCACATCAAGGGCTCCGACCCGTTCTCGGTCGAGGACCTCGTACGCCGGATGAAGTACGGCGACTACGGGCGGGCCGGCGAGATCGTCATGTCGGGGATCGCGGTCGTCGAGATGGCCTGCTGGGACATCAAGGGCAAGGCCCTGGGCGTGCCGGTCTGGCAGCTGCTCGGCGGCAAGGTCACCGACCGGGTCAAGGCGTACGCCAACGGCTGGTACACCACCGAGCGGACCCCTGACGCGTACCACAAGGCGGCCCAGGCCGTGGTGGCGCGCGGCTACCGGGCCCTGAAGATCGACCCGTTCGGGACCGGCCACTTCGAGCTGGACCGGGCGGCGAGCAATGACGCGGTGGCGCTGATCGAGGCGGTACGGGACGCGATCGGGCCCGAGGCCGAGCTGATGCTGGAGATGCACGGGCGGTTCAGCCCGTCGACCGCCATCCGGCTCGCACGCGAGATGGCCCCGTACGCCCCGGCCTGGCTGGAGGAGCCGGTGCCGCCGGAGAACCTCAAGGCGCTGGCGAAGGTGGCCGAGCGGGTGGATCTGCCGGTGGCCACCGGCGAACGCATCCACGACCGGATCGAGTTCCGCGAGCTGTTCGAGTCGCAGGCCGCCGACATCATCCAGCCGGACGTGGGCCACATCGGCGGCATCCTGGAGACCAGGAAGCTGGCCGCGACCGCCGAGACGCACTACACGCTGATCGCGCCGCACAACGTCGGCGGTTCGGTGCTGACCGCAGCGAGTCTCCAAGTGGCCGCCTGCACGCCGAACTTCAAGATCCTTGAGCACTTCAACGACTTCGCGGACGCGGAGATCAAGAAGGTCGTCAAGGGCGCCCCGCAGGTCGACCCGGAGACCGGCTGCTTCGAGATCTCGCACGCGCCGGGCCTCGGCGTCGAGTTCGACGTGGACGCGGCAGCCGAATTCCCGCAGCAGCGGGCGCGGTTCGACCTGTGGGCCGAGGGCTGGGAGAAGCGCGATCCGAAGGCCGGCCGGTGA
- a CDS encoding zinc-dependent alcohol dehydrogenase has translation MSGRSVVVERPGVHRLVTGPEPVPGPGEVRVRVAAAGICMSDREVYDGRRDAAYVRYPVTPGHEWAGTVDAVGAGVGSELIGRRTVAEGFRACGACDRCREGETSLCEGGYEETGFTVPGAFADHVVVPARLLHPLADDADLRAAALLEPAAVVAAAVRAGRPEPGERIAVVGAGTLGLLAVQLLAASSPGELTVIDPRARRTEQAREFGATGAGTPEEAKELHGRYDLVVETAGAPATAASSCLLARRGGRVVLTGMFTPGATGIDPVHLSLHQLTVRSVFGAPSAAWSYAVRAFTTGLLDPAPLITHEFPLERFGEAVALVGGGDAGTGKVLLRP, from the coding sequence GTGAGCGGTCGGTCGGTCGTCGTCGAGCGGCCCGGTGTCCACCGGCTGGTGACGGGCCCCGAGCCGGTGCCGGGCCCCGGTGAGGTACGGGTACGGGTCGCCGCCGCCGGGATCTGCATGAGCGACCGCGAGGTGTACGACGGCCGGCGCGACGCGGCCTATGTGCGCTACCCGGTGACGCCCGGTCACGAGTGGGCCGGGACCGTGGACGCGGTGGGCGCCGGGGTCGGCAGCGAGCTGATCGGCCGCCGTACGGTCGCGGAGGGCTTCCGCGCCTGCGGGGCGTGCGACCGGTGCCGGGAGGGCGAGACCTCGCTGTGCGAGGGCGGCTACGAGGAGACGGGCTTCACCGTGCCCGGCGCCTTCGCCGACCATGTCGTGGTCCCCGCGCGGCTGTTGCACCCGCTGGCCGACGACGCCGATCTGCGCGCCGCCGCCCTGCTGGAGCCCGCCGCGGTGGTCGCCGCGGCGGTACGGGCCGGGCGGCCCGAGCCGGGCGAGCGGATCGCCGTGGTCGGCGCCGGCACCCTGGGGCTGCTCGCCGTACAGCTGCTCGCGGCCTCCTCCCCCGGTGAGCTGACCGTGATCGACCCGCGGGCCCGACGGACCGAGCAGGCAAGGGAGTTCGGGGCGACCGGAGCGGGAACCCCGGAGGAGGCCAAGGAGCTGCACGGGCGCTACGACCTGGTCGTGGAGACGGCCGGGGCGCCCGCCACCGCCGCCTCCTCGTGTCTGCTGGCCCGGCGGGGCGGCCGGGTGGTGCTCACCGGGATGTTCACCCCCGGGGCCACCGGGATCGACCCGGTGCATCTGTCGCTGCATCAGCTGACGGTGCGCAGCGTCTTCGGCGCGCCGTCCGCCGCCTGGTCCTACGCTGTACGGGCCTTCACCACCGGCCTGTTGGACCCGGCGCCGCTCATCACCCACGAGTTCCCGCTGGAGCGGTTCGGCGAGGCCGTCGCGCTGGTCGGCGGCGGCGACGCGGGGACGGGAAAGGTGCTGCTGCGCCCCTGA